aaatagagaaaacactataattttgacttttggctatactttttattattctaggatattttttaaaccaaaatattaaaataattataaatttattgctATTGCATGATggtttcccccaaaattcatatgttaaaaatacAACCTCCAAATGTGTTGGTATTAGGATGTAGGGTCTTTGGGGGGTGCTTAGGTTATGAGGACAGAGCCACCATGAATATAATgtgtgtgcttttatttattttaaaatatgtatgtatttacttattaGGCTACATtcactcttagttgcagcacgtgggatctttgttgtgatgcacaggcttcatATCTAGCTGTGATATGGGGGCTTGGTAggtgcagcacacaggctctctagttgtggcagacaGGCTGTAGAGCCAGCatacaggctcaatagttgcggtatatgggcttagttgccctttggcatgtgtgatcttagttctctgaccaaagatcgaactcatgtcccctgcattggaagatggattgttaaccactggcctaccagggaagtctcttgtgtgcttttaaaagagacctcagagaaCTCTCTAGCCCCTTCCTCCAGGTGATGATATAATGAAAAGTCTATGACTCAGAAAAAGACCTTTACCTAACCACCTTGATCTCacacttcagcctccagaaccatgagaaataaacttctgtttataagctacccaagctgtggcattttgttatagcatcccCAAATAACTAATTCGTACATCTACATTAACAGAAaacaatgtatacaaatgtgACTTGTGACATTAATAACATGTAATTAATGTGTAAATATGTTATTTGTGACATTAATAACATGTAACTAATGTGTGATGTAATTGGAGATGTAATAGAGATTTTGCGTGTGATTAAAATTATGTTGATATCAGTTTAAGCTAGTTTGATAGGATTTTATATGTAACCTCCATGGTATCCACAAATTGATTATCTATAGAATATacacagaaggaaattaaaagtaagtCAAgtcagtggacttccctggtggtccagtggcgaagactccacgctctcaatgcagagggcctgggctcaatccctggtcagggaactagatcccacatgccacaactaagagttcgcatgctgcaaagAAGATCAAAGgccccccatgccacaactaagacctggcacagccaaagaaattaattttgtaaatgaGTACAAAAAGTAAGAACAAAGGACGTCAGTATGTGAGAAAATGTGGGACAGAAAAGCTATATGACATTACAGAAAACAAATTGGCAATTAAATATCATTCCATAtcagtaatttatatatatatattatatatatatatattatatatatatatggtttaaactcatcagttaaaaaacaaagatgtccCCAGCCTTTTTCTGGCATCTGGGCCTGGAGGGGCTGCTCTGAAGACGGGCGAGCAGCAGGGAGGCCCATGGCAAATCCCAGCCCGATGTGAGCTGTTCGTCGTTTTCCCGGGACAGCTCCAGGGTCTTGGTGTCCAGAGAGCTGCTGATGGAGGGCAGGGGCGGCCGCGGAGGTATATGGCACAGGTTGCTCATCAACTCCAAGCATAATTCCAGAAAGAATTCCACTCTTCAAACAGGATAGAGAGGAGTCCCCTATTGGACCAAGTACAGAGCTTTCTCCCACAATTGGCTCAGGCAAACGAAAAGCTAAGAAAAGAAATGGCAGCTGCACCACCTGGTCATTTCAATATTGAAAATACTGACACTCTCGGAAAAGTTATGCAAATGGATATGACCTTGTTTGAGATGAATCAGTCTGATTCAAAAGAAGATGACAGTTCACAAGAGAATTCACAAGACAGTTCAGAGGACAGTTCAGAATTTGAGGATGAAGATGATAGCACCTCTTTTGAAGGTGAAGTCACCATCGATACAATTAAGCTTCCTCAttcagaagatggaaaaggcaaaatagagGTTCTGGACCATCCTgccagtgaaaaaaagaaaacagggacatAAACAATCTGAGAAACAGGTGATAGTTCCCGCTAATTCTGTGGAAAAGAATGTGGCTTGCTGATTATTTTGCATTTCAGATACATATAGTGTTTGTTTgcaaaaatgaatgtattttgcttCTTGGAGAAACAGAAGCTAGCTTTTAAAGAGTTGGAAGAGATAGCATTTGGGGAATCTTCTAAGAGCAGACTGTTTCTGATCTCATGCTAAAGAGATTTAGTTTAGAAAGCTTAACTTTATGTATGGTGATGAGTGAATTTGTTGGCATCCTCTTTCATCAACATAGACTTCAGAAAtctcaaagttattttaaagtgaaaatacaagttacctgtttgtttttgttttaaattggcctcttggggcttccctggtggtgcagtggttgagagtccgcctgccaatgcagggaacacgggttcattccccggtccaggaggatcccatatgcacggagcggctgggcccgtgagccatggccgctgagcctgcgcatccggagcctgtgctccgcaacgggagaggccacagcagtgagaggcccgcatactgacaaaacaaaacaaacaaaaacttaggttggctttttttttaggttattaTAAAGTCATATTTATTTGTTACCATCAAAATGGGTTCATTGAgggagaacttttttttaaaacacctttattggagtatagtttcttcacaatgttgtgttggtttctggtctgtaacagagtgaatcagctatatgtatacatgtgtgcccatgtcccctccctcttgcgtctcccttccaccctccatatcccaccccgaGGGAGaaattttttagaaagaaaagaattacttATATTTAGATGCCCTCAGAcatatctactttttaaaaacaaatcctttCCAGTTTGAGCTGGAAAACTGGTGCTCTGTGGTTTAATCACTGTCAGTGACTCTGTAGCCTCTCAATGCATGTAAAATTTGCTGGTtggaaaattttgtgtttttttggttttcttttttctttttctcataaaggaaattttttgtttgtttcagctaTTAAAATTATTCCTTCCAGTTGCCCACAGTTTTGAAACCTATTCATTGTAGAGAATAGGGACACCCCAGGAAAATAGGGCACAGTACATAAAGAGGTAGTA
This window of the Orcinus orca chromosome 14, mOrcOrc1.1, whole genome shotgun sequence genome carries:
- the LOC125961083 gene encoding LOW QUALITY PROTEIN: NOP protein chaperone 1-like (The sequence of the model RefSeq protein was modified relative to this genomic sequence to represent the inferred CDS: inserted 1 base in 1 codon) gives rise to the protein MQKRKWPPGSSPSATTAPVRTQAPKAARTHHWMACGSGRHRPVGRRKGRPAVALPAPPCFAIRPGLHSSERRKQLVNKFGIQCGGQGRPSAVRVHPCRSPPPDDLEKLRKRASSREAHGKSQPDVSCSSFSRDSSRVLVSRELLMEGRGGRGGIWHRLLINSKHNSRKNSTLQXRIERSPLLDQVQSFLPQLAQANEKLRKEMAAAPPGHFNIENTDTLGKVMQMDMTLFEMNQSDSKEDDSSQENSQDSSEDSSEFEDEDDSTSFEGEVTIDTIKLPHSEDGKGKIEVLDHPASEKKKTGT